GGAACCATGTTACCTATAAGATTCTGAGCCTTATGAAGTTTGGCAGAGGATACCATCATCATTGCAGAGGTCACCTTGCGGGTGCTCTGTACAGAATTGATTCTTGTTTTAACCTCTTTTAAAGATGCCATAATTTAATCCCTTCAAATATTTTTTATTTGCCGCCGGCAATTTTGTTGCAGCCGCCAATTATCTGCTTTACGCATTTACCTGATTTGTAGTCTCTTTGGCAACTTTATCCATAACCTTCATCATATCGTCATTAATGACTCCTTTCTTCAAAGGCTCCATAACATCCTCTTTATGATTAAGTTTAAGAGAGCGCAAATAATTTGTCTCAAAATCTGAAACCTTTTCTATTGGAATATCTTTTAGTAATCCGTGAGTTCCGCAATAAAGAATTGCTATCTGCTCCTCAACTGCCATTGGAGAATATTGCGGCTGAACCAGCAAACGAGTATTCTTTCTTCCTTTATCAATTGCCATTGCAGTCACCTTATCCATCTCACCGCCGAACTTTGTAAAGGACTCAAGCTCTTGGTATTGCGCCTGGTCAATCTTAAGAGAGCCGGCAACTTTTTTCATGGATTTAATTTGAGCATTTCCTCCTACACGGGAGACTGAAATTCCTACATTAATCGCAGGACGGTTGCCCTGGTTAAATAAATCTGTATCCAGGAAAATCTGTCCGTCCGTAATTGAAATTACGTTGGTTGGAATATACGCTGCAACATCTCCCTCCTGCGTCTCAATAATTGGTAGCGCGGTAAGTGAGCCTCCGCCTTTTACTTTCCCTTTAAGACTCTCCGGAAGATCATTCATCTGCTCTGCAACTTCCTGCTGGTCAATAATTTTTGCAGCTCTTTCCAAAAGCCTGGAGTGCAAATAGAAAATATCTCCGGGGTAAGCTTCACGTCCGGAAGGTCTGCGCAAAATCAGGGAAACCTCTCTGTATGAGACAGCTTGCTTTGACAAGTCATCATATACGACCAGCGCATCTCTGCCGGTATCCCTGAAATACTCGCCTATTGCAGCTCCGGCAAATGGCGCAAAATACTGCAGCGCAGCGGGATCACCAGCTGTCGCGACAACGACAGTAGTATAATCCATTGCCCCATATTGTCTTAAAGTATTTACAAGACTCGCGACAGTTGAACCCTTCTGCCCTATTGCAACATAGATGCAGTAAACAGGTTTGCCTGCCTCATAATTTCCTCTCTGATTGATAATTGTATCAATTGCAAGCGCAGTCTTTCCTGTCTGGCGGTCTCCAATAATCAGCTCTCTCTGTCCGCGGCCGATTGGAATCATTGAGTCAATTGCTTTGATACCGGTCTGAAGCGGCTGATTTACAGGCTGACGGAAAATTACACCCGGAGCCTTTCTTTCCAAAGGCATCTGGCAAAGTTCTCCCGTTATTGCTCCGCGGCCATCCACAGGTTCTCCAAGCGGATTGATAACCCTTCCTAAAAGGCTCTCTCCCACGCGGATAGATGCAATACGCTTTGTACGCTTAACTGTAAATCCCTCCTTGATTTCATCTGTCGGACCCAGCAAAACCGCACCGACATTATCTGCCTCCAAGTTCATGACAACAGCCATCTCGCCGTTCTCAAATTCCAAAAGCTCATTAGCCTCTGCATTGCGCAAACCGTAAATGCGGACAACACCGTCGCTGACCTGCAGGACAGTACCAACCTCATCCATTTGCACCTGGCTTTCAATGCCTTCCAGCTGCTTGCGCAAAACCTCGGAAACCTCGCTTACATTAATATTATCTGCCATAATTTTCTGACATTTAATGCGGACACGCTAAACTATCCGCCTGTTCTTCTCTATAAATTGTTGTTTAAATTTTCTAATCTGAGTGGCTACGCTGGCATCTAATCTATAATCATTGATGTCAAAAATAAAACCTCCCTCAATAGCCGGATCAACAACCCTATCCAGCTCAATTGTACAATGCAGCATCTTGGATGCCGTATTTGTAATTCTCTCTTCCATAGACTTTTCCAACGGCACGGCGGTAATAATTTTTGCAACGCCGATGTGTTTGAAATTTCTATACAAGGTTGCGTACACAAGCGCAATGGAGTACATGTAACCCTCCCTCTTGCGTTCAACTACAAGGTCAAAAAACTTCTCCAGCTCCGCGGATATTTTTCCGCCGGGAACTTCCCCCTCTGCAGGCTTAAGGACTTCTCCCGCCGCAGTATGCAGAAGCGAAATTTTTTCTTTTGCAGAAAGCAATGGATTCTCCAGCGTTGCACGCAAATCGGGATTGACGGCAAAGGAATGCGCTACCAGACCAAGTTCTCTATAAACCTGATCTTCAACGCCTTTTTCACGCGCATAATCAAACAGCGCCTTTGCGTACCTTACCGATAATACTCCTACGTCCATTTAGCTGCGAGCCTCCGATTTTTCTTTATCCAGAACTTCTGTAATCATGCGGTTAACCATTTCCATCTGCTTATCCTTATCGCTCAGCTGCTGTCTCAAAATTTTCTCTGCAATATCGCAGGAAAGAGAAGCAACCTCACGGCGAATATCACGGATGGCCTCTTCCTTCTGAAGACGAATCTGTTCTTTAGCCGCATTAATCTCTTTTTGAGCAGCTTGCACTGCTTCATTCTTTGCCTCTGCAATTATTTTTTCCCTCTGCTGTGAAGCATCCTTGAGAACACGTCCCTGCTCCCTGTTGGCAGCAGCGACAATAGAATCACTCTCTTCTTTCACCTTGGAAATCTTTAAATCTGCTTCCTTGGCGCCTTGCAAAGAGCTAGCTATCTTCTCTCTTCTTTTCTCAACGGCTTTTGTAATGTACGGAAATCCAAACTTTCCCACCGCAACAAATACGACGATGAAAGAGAGGAGCATCCAAAACAACAGACCGCTGTCGGGAACTAATAATGACATAATTTTTAAATTTATGACAACGTCTTTAAATTAAAGACGGCGTCTTTTATTACAATTGGACAAAGTAAGACAACAAGCAAACTACGACTGACAATAGTGCAACTCCCTCAATAAGAGCTGCTGCCAAAATCATACTGCTTCTTACATCACCTACTGCCTGAGGCTGGCGGGCAATTGCATCCATTGCAGAACTTCCAATTTTTCCGATACCTATTCCGGCACCAATTGTTGCAAGACCGGCTCCGACTGCAGCAAGACCTTTACTTAGTCCTACGCCTATTCCATATTCCAAAACTGTAAATAGTAACATAATGTTTTATTTTTTAACGTTTATATTTTTTCTTTTAAGTCTCTCAATTCAAAAATTATTTCTCACTCTTTACCGCGCTGCCCTCTTGTGCAATTCCAATGAATACAGCTGAAAGCAAGGTAAATACGTAAGCCTGGATGAATGCAACCAAAAGCTCCAGAGCATTCATGAACAAATTAAATGCAACTGAAATTACAGTCATCGTACTTCCCATCAAAGCGCCTATGCTGCAGCCAATAAATATCAGACATGTCAGCACAAGCATTGCCATGTGTCCGCTAAGCATGTTTGCAAACAGTCGTATCATCAATGCGATTGGCTTTGTAAATATTCCAAAGAGCTCAATAAGAGGCATCAATGGGATTGGGCATTTTAACCAAAGCGGCACGTCCGGCCAAAGAATATCTTTCCAATAATGTTTGGTTCCAAAAATGTTAACTGCCAGGAATGTGCAAATTGCAAGGAAGAAAGTTATTGCAATATTGCCTGTAACGTTTGCGCCTCCAGGAAATATTGGAATCAAAGCCATTATATTATTCACAAGAATAAAGAAAAACGCAGTGAGAAGATAAGGAGAATATTTCTTATAATTAGCTCCTACGCAAGGCTTTACAACGCTGTCTTCTATGGCCATGATGAACATCTCCATAAATCCTGCAAACTTGCCGGGAACTCCGGAGCCATCCTGATGTTTCCTGTAAAATTTTGCCGTACATAAAATCAGCACAATCAAAATTGTAGAATTTATCATCAGCCCAAGAGAAACTTTTGTGACGGAGAAATCAGCCGGCTTAACGAAAGTTCCATCCGGCATTTTTTCCATCAATTTCCCCTGGTGGGCGGAACTTTCAGGAGCTGGATAAAAACCTTCATAGCAACCCTCTTCATTTTCCGTACCGTCCTCATTTACATATAATTTCCGTGAAGAAAAAACATGCCATCCGCTTGTTTTGCTGTGCAGTATAACGGGCAAATACAAAGAGATTTCTTTGCCGTGAATCTTTGTAATCTCCCATTTATATGAATCCAAGATGTGACCAAAAATTATCGCTTTTACATCTATGCTTTTCTTATCGCTCCCGACAGCTTTTGCAGCCGGAGCAGCAGCAGTCTTCTGCGCCGCAACAGCATTGGCGGCACCTGCAACTTGCTGTACGACAGTTGTATCCGCAGCCTTTGCACTCGCCGTCGCGATGCATAAAATACTTAACAATATGATAAACGCCTTACGCATTTTTTTCACTCTCTTCTTTATCGGAGCACTCTGCCCCATTCTTAATCTTCTTCTCCTTTTTCTCAGCAATTTCCTGTTTCTCCATCTCTTCCCTCATCTTATCATGCTCTTCATCTTTCTGTGCAACTACTTTAACCTCAGCGGTTAAATCCTTGCTGTGCTTCATGAAAAATGTTGTATCAAATACAAGCCAGATGATATAATAGATTGCGAAAGTGACAAGGAACGGCTTAATAAAACTATCGCTCCCGGCGGCAAACTGATGCTTGATTGAGACACAATATGCAACCGCAAAAATCACCAGCAAAATAAATTTTATCATCTTCAGAAGCAGGTAGATTTGAGGCATTTGCCTAGGTTTTGCTTTAGACCTGCTGACCAGAATATTCATGCCCAGCTGACATACGATAAAGAAACATAGTGTAAGCCATATAATGCCAGGGAATGAAAAGCTTGGCAGCGCATACTTCAAAACCAAGTATGCGGCCGCACCCGCAACAACAGTTATTACTGCGTTGATTCCAAGGTATTTAACCTGCACTTTCTTATCTTTTGCCTCTGCGTGGTCCATGTTTTCTTGCTTCTCCTCAATAAAATTTACGAGACACAAACAGTCACAACTCCGTCGCTCATCTCCACAAATCCCCCCTCAATTTCCAAACTCTTTTTTCCTCCCCCGTCAGCTTCATCTCCGCTGCCGGCAACGGGAAAATACTCAATCTCCCCTTTAACCAAAGAGGAAATAATTGGAGCATGATGAGGTAAAATTGTAAACTGCCCCAGCTCTCCCGGCAATGTAACTTTCTCTATATCACCGTCAAATAATGACGCCTCAGGAGAAATAATATTTAAATGCAAATCTGCCATATTCTCAGCGATAGATTACTATCGCGATTATTATTATGCATTAGCCTGCTCCAAAATCTTCTTGCCCTTCTCCATTGCCTGCTCAATTGTACCAACATTCATAAAGGCCTGCTCCGGAAGATCATCACACTCACCATCCATAATCATCTTAAATCCTTTGATGGTGTCTTTAATATCTACCATCACACCCTTTATTCCGGTATATTGCTCTGCAACCGTAAACGGCTGTGACATAAATCTTTGTACTCTACGTGCTCTGTTAACGGTAAGCTTATCTTCTGCAGAAAGCTCCTCCATTCCCAAAATGGAAATAATATCCTGAAGCTCCTTGTTGCGCTGAAGAATTTGCTTAACTCTCTGGGCAACTTCATAATGCTCCTGCCCGACAATGTGAGGGTCAAGAATTCTGGATGTTGAAGCAAGAGGATCTACGGCCGGATAAATTCCAAGCGCGGTAATCTTTCTGTTCAGCTCAGTTGTTGCATCCAAGTGTGAGAAAGTTGTTGCGGGCGCAGGGTCCGTAAAGTCATCTGCAGGGACATAAACGGCTTGCACAGAGGTAATTGAGCCTTTCTTTGTGGAAGTAATTCTCTCCTGCATTGCACCCATCTCCGTAGAAAGCGTAGGCTGATAACCTACCGCAGAAGGCATACGTCCCAGCAATGCTGAAACCTCGCTGCCCGCCTGCGTGAAACGGAAGATGTTATCTATGAACAACAAAATATTATTGCCTGTTCCTTCTGCCGCACCATCTCTAAATGACTCAGCCACAGTCAGTCCGGAAAGCGCAACAGAACTTCTTGCTCCGGGCGGCTCATTCATTTGTCCAAACACCAATGTAGCCTGGCTCTTTGCAACTTCATTATAATCAATGGTTGACAAGTCCCATTTCCCCTCTTCCAAACCTTTCTTAAATTTCTCTCCGTATCTGATAACTCCGCTCTCCAACATATCTCTCAGCAAATCATTACCTTCACGCGTACGCTCTCCAACTCCTGCAAAAACGGAAAAACCGTTATAACCTTTGGCGACGTTGTTAATCAGCTCCATAATAAGGACGGTCTTGCCTACTCCTGCGCCTCCAAACAAACCAATCTTACCGCCCTTGCAATAAGGCTCCATCAAATCAATGACTTTAATTCCTGTCGGGAGCATCTCCTGAACAGTTGTAAGTTCCTCAAACTTAGGTGGAAGCCTGTGAATAGGATAAGAGCCTTTCATCTCCAGAGGCTTCATTCCGTCAATAGGATCTCCAACAACATTCATCAAGCGCCCTCTGACCTGAGGACCTACGGGCATTGTAATAGGACCACCCTTCGGCTGCACTTTCATGCCTCTCTGCAAACCATCGGTGCTGTCCATTGCTACCGTTCTAACTGTGTCTTCTCCAATATGTTGCTGAACCTCAACGGTCAGAATTTTACCGTTCGGCCTTCTAATTTCCAAAGCATCATGGATGGCCGGCAAAGACTCTTTTGCTTTTACATCAAAAGAGACGTCTACAACCGGTCCGATGATTTGAGAAATATGACCAACTAATTCACTCATATATGATAATTTTATTTTTCTTTTTTAAGTTCCCGATAGTTCAACAAATGCCCTATCAAGAGACGCGCAAAGGTACAAAAAACGGGCCCATTGTGTTACTCATTAGACTTTTGGAACAAATTTAGTGTAAAAGTGGTATTATGCTCCTCTCCGGAGCATTAAAAACAGAGCTTAGAATCTGATTCTCAAGTCAATACCCCCCTGAATAGACTTACCTTTCTGCATAAAGCCCGTGCTGCCGTTAACCGCCGCTGCGCTGCTGCTGTCAAAGTAGAAAACGGCGTAGTCTTTATTGAGCAAATTACGCCCCCAGATATCAATCTCAATAAGGCGGCTTAACCTGGCAACAATCCTGGCATTCAGCAGTCCGTAAAACTTTTGGCTAACGTCATTTGCCTCAGTGAAAAATGTACGGCCGGCGCCGGAATACTCAATCTCCGCACGCAGCCCTTTCACAGAAATCCCGCTGTAAGAAGTTGCAACATTGCCAAGAGGTATATCATACATCAG
The window above is part of the Bacteroidales bacterium genome. Proteins encoded here:
- the atpA gene encoding F0F1 ATP synthase subunit alpha, which encodes MADNINVSEVSEVLRKQLEGIESQVQMDEVGTVLQVSDGVVRIYGLRNAEANELLEFENGEMAVVMNLEADNVGAVLLGPTDEIKEGFTVKRTKRIASIRVGESLLGRVINPLGEPVDGRGAITGELCQMPLERKAPGVIFRQPVNQPLQTGIKAIDSMIPIGRGQRELIIGDRQTGKTALAIDTIINQRGNYEAGKPVYCIYVAIGQKGSTVASLVNTLRQYGAMDYTTVVVATAGDPAALQYFAPFAGAAIGEYFRDTGRDALVVYDDLSKQAVSYREVSLILRRPSGREAYPGDIFYLHSRLLERAAKIIDQQEVAEQMNDLPESLKGKVKGGGSLTALPIIETQEGDVAAYIPTNVISITDGQIFLDTDLFNQGNRPAINVGISVSRVGGNAQIKSMKKVAGSLKIDQAQYQELESFTKFGGEMDKVTAMAIDKGRKNTRLLVQPQYSPMAVEEQIAILYCGTHGLLKDIPIEKVSDFETNYLRSLKLNHKEDVMEPLKKGVINDDMMKVMDKVAKETTNQVNA
- a CDS encoding F0F1 ATP synthase subunit delta; its protein translation is MDVGVLSVRYAKALFDYAREKGVEDQVYRELGLVAHSFAVNPDLRATLENPLLSAKEKISLLHTAAGEVLKPAEGEVPGGKISAELEKFFDLVVERKREGYMYSIALVYATLYRNFKHIGVAKIITAVPLEKSMEERITNTASKMLHCTIELDRVVDPAIEGGFIFDINDYRLDASVATQIRKFKQQFIEKNRRIV
- the atpF gene encoding F0F1 ATP synthase subunit B, coding for MSLLVPDSGLLFWMLLSFIVVFVAVGKFGFPYITKAVEKRREKIASSLQGAKEADLKISKVKEESDSIVAAANREQGRVLKDASQQREKIIAEAKNEAVQAAQKEINAAKEQIRLQKEEAIRDIRREVASLSCDIAEKILRQQLSDKDKQMEMVNRMITEVLDKEKSEARS
- the atpE gene encoding ATP synthase F0 subunit C, producing MLLFTVLEYGIGVGLSKGLAAVGAGLATIGAGIGIGKIGSSAMDAIARQPQAVGDVRSSMILAAALIEGVALLSVVVCLLSYFVQL
- the atpB gene encoding F0F1 ATP synthase subunit A, which encodes MRKAFIILLSILCIATASAKAADTTVVQQVAGAANAVAAQKTAAAPAAKAVGSDKKSIDVKAIIFGHILDSYKWEITKIHGKEISLYLPVILHSKTSGWHVFSSRKLYVNEDGTENEEGCYEGFYPAPESSAHQGKLMEKMPDGTFVKPADFSVTKVSLGLMINSTILIVLILCTAKFYRKHQDGSGVPGKFAGFMEMFIMAIEDSVVKPCVGANYKKYSPYLLTAFFFILVNNIMALIPIFPGGANVTGNIAITFFLAICTFLAVNIFGTKHYWKDILWPDVPLWLKCPIPLMPLIELFGIFTKPIALMIRLFANMLSGHMAMLVLTCLIFIGCSIGALMGSTMTVISVAFNLFMNALELLVAFIQAYVFTLLSAVFIGIAQEGSAVKSEK
- a CDS encoding DUF4407 domain-containing protein, giving the protein MDHAEAKDKKVQVKYLGINAVITVVAGAAAYLVLKYALPSFSFPGIIWLTLCFFIVCQLGMNILVSRSKAKPRQMPQIYLLLKMIKFILLVIFAVAYCVSIKHQFAAGSDSFIKPFLVTFAIYYIIWLVFDTTFFMKHSKDLTAEVKVVAQKDEEHDKMREEMEKQEIAEKKEKKIKNGAECSDKEESEKNA
- the atpD gene encoding F0F1 ATP synthase subunit beta; its protein translation is MSELVGHISQIIGPVVDVSFDVKAKESLPAIHDALEIRRPNGKILTVEVQQHIGEDTVRTVAMDSTDGLQRGMKVQPKGGPITMPVGPQVRGRLMNVVGDPIDGMKPLEMKGSYPIHRLPPKFEELTTVQEMLPTGIKVIDLMEPYCKGGKIGLFGGAGVGKTVLIMELINNVAKGYNGFSVFAGVGERTREGNDLLRDMLESGVIRYGEKFKKGLEEGKWDLSTIDYNEVAKSQATLVFGQMNEPPGARSSVALSGLTVAESFRDGAAEGTGNNILLFIDNIFRFTQAGSEVSALLGRMPSAVGYQPTLSTEMGAMQERITSTKKGSITSVQAVYVPADDFTDPAPATTFSHLDATTELNRKITALGIYPAVDPLASTSRILDPHIVGQEHYEVAQRVKQILQRNKELQDIISILGMEELSAEDKLTVNRARRVQRFMSQPFTVAEQYTGIKGVMVDIKDTIKGFKMIMDGECDDLPEQAFMNVGTIEQAMEKGKKILEQANA